A stretch of the Aggregicoccus sp. 17bor-14 genome encodes the following:
- a CDS encoding sensor histidine kinase, which yields MGRGQRWAVFAGLTLLVAAAVTGTMVLGSTAPLAAAAPVFALSIFYGAFIGFPMMGLLPAVGQRVGRMAPARGLFTMMAACVGLAALSMLVATGTLAGLGVIPRAQVSQRLLNDGLLSVLLALPMSVGAFAYSRMVGRLQEAQRRRARAEALTLEARFSSLSARLQPHFLFNTLNSIAALVREDPRAAEHLVERLSALLRGALDASHAGPVPLQRELDLVQDYLDIEQVRLGARLRSRVEVEPGCEALRVPPFTLQTLVENAVKYAVAPRREGGEVQVRARQERGALQLEVVDDGPGFGGPPPSGHGLDMLAQRLDTAYGEAASVRVERRAEGGARVCVRLPAERAE from the coding sequence ATGGGGCGAGGGCAGCGCTGGGCGGTGTTCGCGGGGCTCACGCTGCTGGTGGCGGCGGCCGTCACCGGCACGATGGTGCTGGGCTCCACGGCGCCGCTCGCCGCTGCCGCCCCCGTGTTCGCACTCAGCATCTTCTACGGCGCCTTCATCGGCTTTCCGATGATGGGGCTCTTGCCCGCGGTGGGGCAGCGCGTGGGGCGGATGGCGCCTGCGCGCGGGCTCTTCACCATGATGGCGGCGTGCGTGGGGCTCGCCGCGCTCTCCATGCTCGTGGCCACGGGGACGCTCGCGGGGCTCGGCGTCATCCCGCGCGCACAGGTGAGCCAGCGACTGCTCAACGACGGGCTCCTCAGCGTGCTGCTCGCCTTGCCCATGAGCGTGGGCGCCTTCGCCTACTCGCGCATGGTGGGCCGGCTGCAGGAGGCGCAGCGGCGCAGGGCGCGCGCAGAGGCCCTCACGCTGGAGGCGCGCTTCAGCTCGCTCTCCGCGCGGCTGCAGCCGCACTTCCTCTTCAACACGCTCAACTCCATCGCGGCGCTGGTGCGCGAGGATCCGCGCGCGGCGGAGCACCTGGTGGAGCGCCTGAGCGCGCTCTTGCGCGGGGCGCTGGACGCGAGCCACGCGGGACCCGTGCCGCTGCAGCGCGAGCTGGACCTGGTGCAGGACTACCTCGACATCGAGCAGGTGCGCCTGGGCGCGCGCCTGCGCTCGCGCGTGGAGGTGGAGCCCGGGTGCGAGGCGCTGCGCGTGCCGCCCTTCACGCTGCAGACGCTGGTGGAGAACGCGGTGAAGTACGCGGTGGCGCCGCGGCGCGAGGGCGGAGAGGTGCAGGTGCGCGCGCGGCAGGAGAGGGGCGCCCTGCAGCTCGAGGTGGTGGACGACGGGCCGGGCTTCGGGGGGCCGCCGCCCTCGGGACACGGGCTGGACATGCTCGCGCAGCGGCTGGACACGGCGTACGGAGAGGCGGCCAGCGTGCGCGTGGAGCGCCGGGCCGAGGGCGGCGCGCGCGTGTGCGTGCGGTTGCCGGCGGAGCGTGCTGAGTGA
- a CDS encoding DUF885 family protein gives MLRTAGPLVLGLLAMLPFAAVAQKKAAGSSSALQTLIAREWQYQLEHSPTYASVLGDRRWNGLWDDLSLEAIEADHRHNVQVLKELDAFKGKRLSAKEQLDYELLRRDYQTWVDEHRFRWFLVPISSMSSLPEGVKQAPGVQVAYQLADTLRFATVKDYADWIQRMEGFGTYVDQTIALMRQGMAEKRIHPKAVMQRVPRQVEVQRVKDPAKSGFYSPFTRFPASIPQAEQQRLSDEAKASIARTVLPSLERFHTFLVKEYIPAAPEQVGVWQVPDGEAMYAAFARRSTTTSLTPEEIHQLGLSEVKRLRAEMEAVKARAGFKGTLPEFFTFLRTSKEFYYPSGAELLLHYRDLAKRIDPRLVRLFRTLPRAPYGVEPTPEAMAPDVTTGFYYPASADGSRPGTYLVNLYKPETRPRWEMVPLTLHESVPGHHLQTSLAAEQTGLPEFRRYGYYMAYGEGWALYCETLGDELGLYDDPYDKFGQLAYEMWRAVRLVVDTGMHQKHWTRQQAIAFFMENSPRQELDVTNEVDRYIAMPGQALAYKIGQLKIRELRNRAEKALGERFDVRAFHDAVLLEGSLPMDVLERRIDQWIAAQSK, from the coding sequence ATGCTGCGCACGGCAGGTCCGCTCGTCCTCGGTCTCCTCGCGATGCTCCCCTTTGCCGCCGTCGCCCAGAAGAAGGCGGCGGGCTCCAGCAGCGCGCTGCAGACGCTCATCGCGCGCGAGTGGCAGTACCAGCTCGAGCACAGCCCCACCTACGCCTCGGTGCTCGGCGACCGGCGCTGGAACGGGCTGTGGGACGACCTGAGCCTCGAGGCCATCGAGGCCGACCACCGGCACAACGTGCAGGTGCTCAAGGAGCTGGATGCGTTCAAGGGCAAGCGCCTGAGCGCGAAGGAGCAGCTGGACTACGAGCTGCTGCGCCGCGACTACCAGACCTGGGTGGACGAGCACCGCTTCCGCTGGTTCCTCGTGCCCATCAGCTCCATGAGCAGCCTGCCCGAGGGCGTGAAGCAGGCGCCGGGCGTGCAGGTGGCCTACCAGCTCGCGGACACGCTGCGCTTCGCTACCGTGAAGGACTACGCGGACTGGATCCAGCGCATGGAGGGCTTCGGCACCTACGTGGACCAGACCATCGCGCTGATGCGCCAGGGCATGGCGGAGAAGCGCATCCACCCCAAGGCGGTGATGCAGCGCGTGCCGCGGCAGGTGGAGGTGCAGCGGGTGAAGGACCCGGCGAAGAGCGGCTTCTACTCGCCCTTCACCCGCTTCCCCGCGAGCATCCCGCAGGCCGAGCAGCAGCGCCTCTCCGACGAGGCGAAGGCGTCGATCGCGCGCACGGTGCTGCCCTCGCTCGAGCGCTTCCACACCTTCCTCGTGAAGGAGTACATCCCGGCCGCGCCCGAGCAGGTGGGCGTGTGGCAGGTGCCGGACGGCGAGGCGATGTACGCCGCCTTCGCGCGCCGCTCCACCACGACCTCGCTCACCCCGGAGGAGATCCACCAGCTGGGCCTCTCCGAGGTGAAGCGCCTGCGCGCGGAGATGGAGGCGGTGAAGGCGCGCGCGGGCTTCAAGGGGACGCTTCCCGAGTTCTTCACCTTCCTGCGCACCTCGAAGGAGTTCTACTACCCGAGCGGCGCGGAGCTGCTGCTGCACTACCGCGACCTGGCCAAGCGCATCGACCCGCGGCTCGTGCGCCTCTTCCGCACGCTGCCGCGCGCGCCGTATGGCGTGGAGCCCACGCCCGAGGCGATGGCCCCGGACGTGACCACGGGCTTCTACTACCCGGCGAGCGCGGACGGCTCGCGCCCCGGCACGTACCTGGTGAACCTGTACAAGCCGGAGACGCGGCCGCGCTGGGAGATGGTGCCGCTCACGCTGCACGAGAGCGTGCCGGGCCACCACCTGCAGACGAGCCTCGCCGCGGAGCAGACGGGGCTGCCGGAGTTCCGCCGCTACGGCTACTACATGGCCTACGGCGAGGGCTGGGCGCTGTACTGCGAGACGCTCGGCGACGAGCTCGGCCTCTACGACGACCCCTACGACAAGTTCGGCCAGCTGGCGTACGAGATGTGGCGCGCGGTGCGGCTCGTGGTGGACACGGGCATGCACCAGAAGCACTGGACGCGCCAGCAGGCCATCGCCTTCTTCATGGAGAACTCGCCGCGCCAGGAGCTCGACGTGACGAACGAGGTGGACCGCTACATCGCGATGCCTGGCCAGGCGCTCGCGTACAAGATTGGGCAGCTGAAGATCCGCGAACTGCGCAACCGCGCGGAGAAGGCCCTGGGCGAGCGCTTCGACGTGCGCGCCTTCCACGACGCCGTGCTGCTCGAGGGCTCGCTGCCGATGGACGTGCTCGAGCGCCGCATCGACCAGTGGATCGCCGCACAATCCAAGTAG
- a CDS encoding response regulator — MTAPLLRAVLVDDEPLALRRLARQLAETGRVQVVAQHTDPQEALAALRSGAPCDVLFLDVQMPGMSGLELAQALSPCPPVIFTTAFDAYALQAFEVSSVDYLLKPVEARRLERALDKLQRLYPAGAALPAEALQALTQALRPPEPLTRLASRMGARVRVLELSQVTHLYAEDRLTYAACGGKSLVVDPSLAELERRLDPARWVRIHRATLVNLDWVSELLGGYADARVRLRDGTELSVARDRFRHLSERLGL; from the coding sequence GTGACGGCGCCCCTGCTGCGAGCGGTGCTGGTGGACGACGAGCCGCTCGCGCTGCGCAGGCTCGCGCGGCAGCTCGCGGAGACGGGGCGCGTGCAGGTGGTGGCGCAGCACACGGATCCGCAGGAGGCGCTCGCGGCGCTGCGCTCGGGCGCGCCGTGTGACGTGCTCTTCCTCGACGTGCAGATGCCCGGCATGAGCGGGCTCGAGCTCGCGCAGGCGCTCTCCCCCTGCCCGCCCGTCATCTTCACCACCGCCTTCGATGCCTACGCGCTGCAGGCCTTCGAGGTGAGCTCGGTGGACTACCTGCTCAAGCCCGTGGAGGCGCGGCGGCTCGAGCGCGCGCTGGACAAGCTGCAGCGCCTCTACCCCGCAGGCGCGGCGCTCCCGGCCGAGGCGCTGCAGGCGCTCACCCAGGCCCTGCGGCCGCCGGAGCCGCTCACCCGGCTCGCCTCCCGCATGGGCGCACGGGTGCGCGTGCTCGAGCTCTCGCAGGTGACGCACCTGTACGCCGAGGACCGGCTCACCTACGCGGCCTGCGGAGGCAAGAGCCTGGTCGTGGACCCCTCGCTCGCGGAGCTGGAGCGCCGCCTGGACCCCGCACGCTGGGTGCGCATCCACCGCGCGACGCTGGTGAACCTGGACTGGGTGAGCGAGCTGCTCGGCGGCTACGCGGATGCGCGCGTGCGGCTGAGGGACGGCACGGAGCTCTCCGTCGCGCGCGACCGCTTCCGCCACCTGAGCGAGCGGCTCGGGCTCTGA
- a CDS encoding Gfo/Idh/MocA family protein encodes MEQIWSAGWTRRQVLGTAGSFVAAGGAVTDALAAAAEGAEKGGEIKLEEHSAKSERETGGPPKLQPPSQRVGYALVGLGHLTLEELLPAFAQCTASRPVALVSGDLAKARTVARQYGISEKSLYDYKTFDRIRDNPEVQVVYVVLPNSMHAEFTVRAAQAGKHVLCEKPMANTVAECEQMIEACRKAQRKLMVAYRMQYEPHHRALIGMARSGALGALKLFTADNGQHESNPQHWRLKRALAGGGALPDVGLYCLNASRYLSGEEPIEVMGTQYSTPGDARFKEVEEQFAFTLRFPSGLIAACTTGYSIHESRRLRLMGSEAWADMDPAFAYRGLRLRIARKSKDDPKVEEETERKYAEKSQFARELDHFSTCIQQGKDPHTPGEEGLQDQRLMEALYQSAREGKPVKLPPVAKKDAFRGPPPAQEA; translated from the coding sequence GTGGAGCAGATCTGGAGTGCAGGCTGGACGCGGCGTCAGGTGCTGGGCACTGCCGGCAGCTTCGTCGCGGCGGGAGGCGCGGTCACCGACGCGCTCGCAGCGGCGGCCGAGGGGGCGGAGAAGGGCGGTGAAATCAAGCTCGAGGAGCACTCCGCCAAGAGCGAGCGCGAGACCGGAGGCCCTCCGAAGCTGCAGCCGCCGTCGCAGCGCGTGGGCTACGCGCTGGTGGGGCTCGGGCACCTCACGCTCGAGGAGCTGCTGCCCGCCTTCGCGCAGTGCACCGCGAGCCGCCCGGTGGCGCTGGTCTCCGGAGACCTCGCCAAGGCGCGCACCGTGGCGCGCCAGTACGGCATCAGCGAGAAGAGCCTCTACGACTACAAGACCTTCGACCGCATCCGCGACAACCCCGAGGTGCAGGTGGTCTACGTGGTGCTGCCCAACAGCATGCACGCGGAGTTCACGGTGCGCGCCGCGCAGGCCGGAAAGCACGTGCTGTGCGAGAAGCCGATGGCCAACACGGTGGCCGAGTGCGAGCAGATGATCGAGGCCTGCCGCAAGGCGCAGCGCAAGCTGATGGTCGCGTACCGCATGCAGTACGAGCCGCACCACCGCGCGCTCATCGGCATGGCGCGCTCGGGAGCGCTCGGCGCGCTCAAGCTCTTCACCGCGGACAACGGCCAGCACGAGAGCAACCCGCAGCACTGGCGGCTCAAGCGCGCGCTCGCGGGTGGAGGCGCGCTGCCGGACGTGGGGCTCTACTGCCTCAATGCCTCGCGCTACCTGAGCGGCGAGGAGCCCATCGAGGTGATGGGTACGCAGTACAGCACCCCGGGCGATGCGCGCTTCAAGGAGGTGGAGGAGCAGTTCGCCTTCACGCTGCGCTTTCCCTCGGGCCTCATCGCCGCGTGCACCACGGGCTACTCCATCCACGAGTCGCGCCGCCTGCGGCTGATGGGCTCGGAGGCGTGGGCGGACATGGACCCGGCCTTCGCCTACCGCGGGCTGCGCCTGCGCATCGCGCGCAAGAGCAAGGACGACCCGAAGGTGGAGGAGGAGACCGAGCGCAAGTACGCGGAGAAGAGCCAGTTCGCGCGCGAGCTCGACCACTTCTCCACCTGCATCCAGCAGGGCAAGGACCCGCACACGCCGGGCGAGGAGGGCCTGCAGGACCAGCGCCTCATGGAGGCGCTCTACCAGTCCGCGCGCGAGGGCAAGCCGGTGAAGCTGCCGCCCGTGGCGAAGAAGGATGCGTTCCGCGGGCCACCGCCCGCGCAGGAGGCCTAG
- a CDS encoding DoxX family protein, with translation MYTVTKAQRWTGRILSGLVVLFMLADGVGKLVRPPQVVEGTLQLGYPESAILPIGVLALVGALLYALPRTAVLGAIVLTGFFGGAVATHLRVGNPLFSHLLFPVYLGALMWAGLVLRDARLRALLPFRAPRATEDAQEHRTQHAAPQLGTH, from the coding sequence ATGTACACGGTGACGAAGGCACAGCGGTGGACGGGCCGTATCCTGAGCGGACTGGTGGTGCTGTTCATGCTCGCGGACGGTGTGGGCAAGCTGGTGCGGCCGCCGCAGGTGGTGGAGGGCACGCTGCAGCTCGGCTATCCCGAGAGCGCCATCCTCCCCATCGGCGTGCTCGCGCTCGTGGGCGCGCTGCTCTACGCGCTGCCGCGCACCGCGGTGCTCGGCGCCATCGTGCTCACCGGCTTCTTCGGCGGCGCGGTCGCCACGCACCTGCGCGTGGGCAACCCGCTCTTCAGCCACCTGCTCTTCCCCGTGTATCTCGGTGCCCTGATGTGGGCGGGGCTGGTGTTGCGCGATGCACGCCTGCGCGCGCTGCTGCCCTTCCGCGCGCCTCGGGCGACGGAGGATGCGCAGGAGCACCGGACACAACACGCTGCGCCGCAGCTCGGGACGCACTGA
- a CDS encoding RimK family alpha-L-glutamate ligase, producing the protein MDIALLTYAEAPTLPPDDHHLLAPLRARGLTPHAVVWDAPEVDWSRFRLAVVRGTWDYFVKPQAFGQWLQKVEVQVELYNPPALLRWNAHKGYLQQLAEADVPVTPTRLCRKGASRPASLAALADERGWEQVVVKPAVSGGGRLTRLFSRAEHAHAGQEHLEAVLDEGDALVQPFLRSLHEEGERSYVFIDGAFSHAVVRPPTMGAQSLPDGYPLAPRADELQLALRALRAAPTRTLYARVDVATGAEGNPVLQELEVIEPRLFFASAPASAERLADAILARAKR; encoded by the coding sequence ATGGACATCGCGCTGCTGACCTACGCCGAGGCGCCCACCCTTCCCCCGGACGACCACCACCTGCTCGCTCCGCTGCGCGCGCGAGGCCTCACCCCCCACGCGGTGGTGTGGGACGCGCCCGAGGTGGACTGGAGCCGCTTCCGGCTCGCGGTGGTGCGCGGCACCTGGGACTACTTCGTGAAGCCGCAGGCCTTCGGGCAGTGGCTGCAGAAGGTCGAGGTGCAGGTGGAGCTGTACAACCCGCCCGCGCTGCTGCGCTGGAACGCGCACAAGGGCTACCTGCAGCAGCTCGCGGAGGCGGACGTGCCCGTCACCCCCACGCGCCTCTGCCGCAAGGGGGCCTCGCGCCCCGCCTCGCTCGCAGCGCTCGCGGACGAGCGCGGCTGGGAGCAGGTGGTGGTGAAGCCCGCGGTCTCCGGCGGCGGGCGCCTCACCCGCCTCTTCTCGCGCGCGGAGCACGCGCACGCAGGCCAGGAGCACCTGGAGGCGGTGCTCGACGAGGGCGATGCGCTGGTGCAGCCCTTCCTGCGCTCGCTGCACGAGGAGGGTGAGCGCTCCTACGTCTTCATCGACGGCGCCTTCAGCCACGCCGTGGTGCGCCCGCCCACCATGGGCGCGCAGTCCTTGCCGGACGGCTACCCGCTCGCGCCACGCGCGGACGAGCTGCAGCTCGCGCTCCGGGCCCTGCGCGCCGCGCCCACGCGCACGCTGTACGCGCGGGTGGACGTGGCCACGGGCGCGGAGGGCAACCCCGTGCTGCAGGAGCTCGAGGTCATCGAGCCGCGCCTCTTCTTCGCCAGCGCGCCAGCGTCCGCCGAGCGACTCGCGGACGCCATCCTCGCGCGCGCGAAGCGCTGA
- a CDS encoding dihydrofolate reductase family protein translates to MRRLILGMFVSLDGFVGGPNGENDWVFRSGDDATDAWVIENLGQAGVIAMGSGAFREMADYWPTADSPFAAPMNALPKVVFTRKGLTDRQGGQGSWASPLIAKGELSEEVARLKAQPGKDIRVLGGAGLARSLAAGGLVDEYQLMVCPVALGKGLPLFSELSKPVDLKLASTKVFGSGAIVLTYRKA, encoded by the coding sequence ATGAGAAGGCTGATTCTGGGGATGTTCGTCTCGCTCGATGGCTTCGTCGGTGGCCCGAACGGGGAGAACGATTGGGTCTTCCGCTCCGGGGACGACGCGACGGACGCGTGGGTCATCGAGAACCTGGGCCAGGCGGGGGTGATCGCCATGGGCAGTGGCGCCTTCCGCGAGATGGCGGACTACTGGCCGACCGCGGACTCGCCCTTCGCGGCGCCGATGAACGCGCTCCCCAAGGTGGTCTTCACGCGGAAGGGGCTCACCGACCGGCAGGGCGGACAGGGCTCCTGGGCCAGCCCCCTCATCGCGAAGGGTGAGCTCTCCGAAGAGGTGGCGCGCCTCAAGGCGCAGCCCGGCAAGGACATCCGGGTGCTGGGCGGCGCGGGCCTGGCCCGGTCGCTCGCGGCGGGCGGGCTCGTCGACGAGTACCAGCTGATGGTCTGCCCGGTCGCGCTCGGCAAGGGGCTCCCCCTGTTCTCCGAGCTGTCCAAGCCCGTCGACCTGAAGCTCGCGAGCACGAAGGTCTTCGGCAGTGGCGCGATCGTGCTGACCTATCGCAAGGCCTGA
- a CDS encoding PAS domain-containing sensor histidine kinase translates to MRAERNTDPFWFVPEGSETGALMRAVDWARTALGPPERWPLSLTTTLGILFNTRHPMFLFWGPELVQFYNDAFRPSFGEGKHPRAMGQRGPECWPEIWDLIGPQIRDVMERAQPCWNENQLVPFFRNGRIEDIYWTYSYSPVFGEDGRVAGTLVVCTETTGTVLAHQRLAQAQRETELAREELQGVFMQAPIPMCILTGPEHVFTLANAPYVQLVGREVVGKSLGEAFTEQEAGFYRPLLDRVFQTGTPVVVREAPLLLPGPDGVVHERLIDVGYHPYRDGSGKPLGVLGVIQDVTAPTRARREMEALTGELRSAVHARDEFLSIASHELRTPLTGLKLQVQTARRTLARQGGAPLPPERVERLVEAVEHGLGRMARLVEDMLDISRIQSGRLQLQREPVDLVHVVRDTFERFSVQLAEVGSAATLQLPQSLVLWADRMRLEQVLTNLLTNAVRYAPGVAITVDLEETEQGALLRFHDAGPGIALENQERVFERFERLIPASHVSGLGLGLYIVREIVRAHGGSVGLQSEPGDGTRFLVQLPRGERP, encoded by the coding sequence GTGAGAGCAGAGCGAAACACGGACCCCTTCTGGTTCGTGCCGGAGGGCAGCGAGACGGGAGCGCTGATGCGGGCCGTGGACTGGGCGCGCACGGCGCTCGGACCGCCAGAGCGCTGGCCGCTCAGCCTCACCACGACGCTGGGCATCCTCTTCAACACCCGGCACCCGATGTTCCTCTTCTGGGGCCCGGAGCTGGTGCAGTTCTACAACGACGCGTTCCGCCCCAGCTTCGGCGAGGGCAAGCATCCCCGGGCGATGGGCCAGCGCGGCCCCGAGTGCTGGCCGGAGATCTGGGACCTCATCGGCCCGCAGATCCGCGACGTGATGGAGCGCGCTCAGCCCTGCTGGAACGAGAACCAGCTCGTCCCCTTCTTCCGCAACGGGCGCATCGAGGACATCTACTGGACCTACAGCTACTCGCCGGTGTTCGGCGAGGACGGCCGGGTGGCGGGCACCCTCGTGGTGTGCACCGAGACGACCGGGACGGTGTTGGCCCACCAGCGGCTCGCGCAGGCGCAGCGTGAGACCGAGCTCGCGCGCGAGGAGCTGCAGGGGGTGTTCATGCAGGCCCCCATCCCCATGTGCATCCTCACCGGGCCCGAGCACGTGTTCACCCTGGCCAACGCGCCCTACGTGCAGCTGGTGGGCCGCGAGGTGGTGGGCAAGTCGCTCGGCGAGGCCTTCACCGAGCAGGAGGCCGGCTTCTACCGGCCGCTGCTGGACCGCGTCTTCCAGACGGGCACGCCGGTGGTCGTGCGCGAGGCGCCGCTGCTGCTGCCCGGCCCGGACGGCGTGGTGCACGAGCGCCTCATCGACGTGGGCTACCACCCGTACCGCGACGGCAGCGGCAAGCCGCTGGGCGTGCTCGGGGTCATCCAGGACGTGACGGCGCCGACGCGCGCGCGCAGGGAGATGGAGGCGCTGACCGGAGAGCTGCGGTCGGCGGTGCACGCGCGCGACGAGTTCCTCTCCATCGCGAGCCACGAGCTGCGCACGCCGCTCACGGGGCTGAAGCTGCAGGTGCAGACCGCGCGGCGCACGCTGGCGCGCCAGGGCGGGGCGCCGCTGCCGCCCGAGCGCGTGGAGCGGCTCGTCGAGGCAGTGGAGCACGGCCTGGGGCGCATGGCGCGCCTGGTGGAGGACATGCTGGACATCTCGCGCATCCAGAGCGGCCGGCTGCAGCTGCAGCGCGAGCCGGTGGACCTCGTCCACGTCGTGCGCGACACCTTCGAGCGCTTCAGCGTCCAGCTCGCGGAGGTGGGCAGCGCGGCGACGCTGCAGCTGCCGCAGAGCCTGGTGCTCTGGGCGGACCGGATGCGCCTCGAGCAGGTCCTCACCAACCTGCTCACGAACGCGGTGCGCTACGCGCCGGGGGTGGCCATCACGGTGGACCTGGAGGAGACGGAGCAGGGCGCCCTGCTGCGCTTCCACGACGCAGGGCCCGGCATCGCACTCGAGAACCAGGAGCGGGTCTTCGAGCGCTTCGAGCGGCTCATCCCCGCGAGCCACGTGAGCGGACTGGGGCTCGGGCTCTACATCGTGCGGGAGATCGTCCGCGCCCACGGCGGCAGCGTGGGCCTGCAGAGCGAGCCCGGCGACGGCACCCGCTTCCTCGTGCAGCTGCCGCGCGGCGAGCGGCCCTAG
- a CDS encoding helix-turn-helix transcriptional regulator — protein MRLTAPPHLDTRTLPLWPPLLATRGPGARSEGHAHHAMHLVVTLKGTLAVQVEGGPAQRAAGVLTAPDVPHALDARGTEILLVFLDPQGEAGASLLPTLPGPVRLLTRAEADAVARDADPLSLMQEGGAAWTRALVETLGAQPLPERAPPHPRVRKLLRLLRELPPEADTSLEALAAQVGLSSGRLMHAFTASIGLPLRPYLAWLRLQRAAAGIVGGMPLSEAAHAAGFSDGAHMSRTFRRMLGMAPSALQRPLLP, from the coding sequence ATGCGCCTCACCGCCCCACCCCACCTGGACACGCGCACCCTGCCCCTCTGGCCCCCGCTGCTCGCGACGCGGGGGCCCGGGGCACGCAGTGAGGGCCACGCGCACCACGCGATGCACCTCGTCGTCACCCTGAAGGGCACGCTCGCGGTGCAGGTCGAGGGCGGCCCCGCGCAGCGCGCCGCGGGGGTCCTCACCGCGCCAGACGTCCCCCACGCCCTGGACGCGCGGGGCACGGAGATCCTCCTCGTATTCCTCGACCCGCAGGGAGAGGCTGGCGCGAGCCTGCTCCCGACGCTGCCGGGCCCGGTGCGCCTGCTCACCCGCGCGGAGGCGGACGCCGTCGCGAGGGACGCAGACCCCCTCTCCTTGATGCAAGAGGGCGGAGCTGCGTGGACGCGCGCGCTCGTCGAGACACTCGGTGCGCAGCCGCTGCCCGAGCGCGCCCCACCCCACCCGCGCGTGCGCAAGCTGCTGCGCCTGCTGCGCGAGCTCCCTCCCGAGGCGGACACCTCGCTCGAGGCGCTCGCCGCGCAAGTCGGCCTCTCCTCCGGCCGCCTCATGCACGCCTTCACCGCGTCCATCGGGCTTCCCCTGCGGCCCTACCTCGCATGGCTGCGGCTTCAGCGGGCCGCGGCAGGCATCGTGGGCGGGATGCCGCTCTCCGAAGCTGCACACGCCGCAGGCTTCTCGGACGGCGCGCACATGAGCCGCACCTTCCGGCGCATGCTGGGCATGGCGCCCTCCGCGCTGCAGCGCCCCCTTCTGCCGTAG
- a CDS encoding YciI family protein has product MLYAILCVHDEQTVFGWSKQEDDALMERLEVVHQKLAAQGRLGPAARLGPTTSASTVRRTGRGHTVTDGPFAETKEQILGFYIVDCASQEEANEVARELQEINTGATYEVRPVRLFKPGMLAR; this is encoded by the coding sequence ATGCTCTACGCCATCCTCTGCGTGCACGACGAGCAGACCGTCTTCGGCTGGTCCAAGCAGGAGGATGACGCCCTGATGGAGCGCCTGGAGGTGGTGCACCAGAAGCTCGCGGCGCAGGGGCGGCTGGGGCCCGCGGCGCGGCTGGGGCCCACCACGAGCGCCAGCACGGTGCGCCGCACGGGCCGGGGTCACACGGTCACCGACGGGCCCTTCGCCGAGACGAAGGAGCAGATCCTCGGCTTCTACATCGTGGACTGCGCCTCGCAGGAGGAGGCGAACGAGGTGGCCCGCGAGCTCCAGGAGATCAACACAGGCGCCACCTACGAGGTGCGCCCGGTGCGGCTGTTCAAGCCGGGGATGCTGGCGCGGTAG
- a CDS encoding terminase, which translates to MREGNLLSWQWSLYPEAHRTRRNLVLHALTAPLFIAGTSALALSPFLGVGAAAGGLLGVVGAAAAQGRGHAGEPARPAPFRGPGDVVARLFVEQWVTFPRFVLSGGFARAWREAS; encoded by the coding sequence ATGCGCGAAGGAAACCTGCTGTCCTGGCAGTGGTCGCTGTACCCGGAGGCGCACCGCACGCGCCGAAACCTCGTGCTGCACGCGCTCACCGCGCCACTCTTCATCGCGGGAACCAGCGCGCTCGCCCTCTCGCCCTTCCTCGGCGTGGGAGCCGCGGCGGGCGGCCTGCTCGGGGTGGTAGGTGCGGCGGCGGCGCAGGGGCGGGGGCACGCGGGAGAGCCCGCACGCCCGGCGCCCTTCCGGGGGCCCGGCGACGTGGTGGCGCGGCTTTTCGTGGAGCAGTGGGTGACCTTCCCCCGCTTCGTGCTCTCCGGAGGCTTCGCGCGCGCCTGGCGCGAGGCCTCCTGA